A single region of the Methylocystis echinoides genome encodes:
- a CDS encoding NAD(P)/FAD-dependent oxidoreductase — MEKERLVIVGGGMAATRFVEEIVARAPGRFAVTVIGEEPRLAYNRVLLSPVLAGEMSLADIELKPAGWWRDAGVEFLQGRRVVGVDAARRVVTLDDGRRRPYGKLVLATGSQALRLDIPNAALDGVHVFRSVADVEALAALGRGRRVIVVGGGLLGLEAAYGLARRGAQTTLVHVLDRLMERQLDADGAAILRRRVEEKGVAVRLDASIARIIGDGHVAAAEFADGARLDADAVIFAVGVRANADLARTAGLAVQRGVVVDDTLATSDPHVFAIGECAEHRGVCYGLVEPAYEQARTLALRLCGMAASYDGSVVATNLKVSGVRVFSAGDCLGPAALVCRDPRRGVYRKLVLDGDRLVGAILIGETAGAADCLDFIRSGASVADCRNELAFGEPLQKAA, encoded by the coding sequence ATGGAGAAGGAGCGTCTCGTCATTGTCGGCGGCGGCATGGCCGCCACGCGTTTCGTCGAGGAGATCGTCGCGCGCGCGCCCGGCCGCTTCGCGGTCACCGTGATCGGCGAGGAGCCCCGGCTCGCCTATAATCGCGTGCTTCTGTCCCCGGTGCTCGCCGGCGAGATGTCGCTCGCCGACATCGAATTGAAGCCCGCAGGCTGGTGGCGCGACGCCGGCGTCGAATTTCTCCAGGGCCGCCGGGTCGTCGGCGTCGACGCCGCGCGCCGTGTCGTCACGCTCGACGACGGCCGGCGGCGCCCTTATGGGAAGCTCGTCCTGGCGACAGGGTCCCAGGCGCTGCGGCTCGACATCCCCAATGCGGCGCTCGACGGCGTGCACGTGTTTCGCAGCGTCGCCGATGTCGAAGCGCTCGCCGCGCTGGGCCGCGGCCGTCGCGTCATTGTCGTCGGCGGCGGCCTTCTGGGTCTCGAAGCGGCTTATGGCCTCGCCCGGCGTGGCGCGCAGACGACGCTCGTTCATGTCCTCGATCGGCTGATGGAGCGTCAGCTCGACGCCGACGGCGCCGCAATTCTGCGCCGCCGCGTCGAGGAAAAGGGCGTGGCCGTTCGGCTCGACGCCAGCATCGCCCGCATCATTGGCGACGGCCATGTCGCGGCCGCCGAATTCGCCGACGGCGCCCGGCTCGACGCCGACGCCGTGATCTTCGCCGTCGGCGTGCGCGCCAACGCCGATCTCGCGCGGACCGCCGGCCTCGCCGTGCAACGCGGCGTCGTCGTCGACGACACCCTCGCGACAAGCGATCCGCATGTCTTCGCAATTGGCGAATGCGCCGAACATCGCGGCGTCTGTTACGGGCTGGTCGAGCCCGCCTATGAGCAGGCGCGCACGCTCGCCCTGCGCCTTTGCGGCATGGCGGCTTCTTATGACGGGAGCGTCGTGGCGACCAATCTCAAGGTCTCCGGCGTGCGCGTCTTTTCAGCGGGCGATTGCCTCGGCCCCGCCGCGCTCGTCTGTCGCGATCCGCGCCGGGGCGTCTATCGCAAGCTGGTGCTCGACGGCGACAGACTCGTCGGCGCCATTCTCATCGGCGAAACCGCCGGCGCCGCGGACTGTCTCGACTTCATCCGCTCCGGCGCGAGCGTCGCCGACTGTCGCAACGAACTCGCCTTTGGCGAGCCCCTTCAAAAGGCGGCCTGA
- a CDS encoding NirA family protein yields the protein MSADFTLDQKRYLEGFAAGLSARSAKTAVATRPIGPDAAHFEAQDRAAAHGKLVDQEKWKREEHPFDAWPRLVAQARDNAAPKPADNFRWRYYGLFYVAPTQDAYMCRLRIPNGLLTHWQLAGLGDLSEQCGGGYLHVTTRANVQIREIAARDAAAMVEAVQDLGLWSKGAGADNIRNITGTPTAGVDPQELLDTRPYARAMHHHILNDRSLAGLPRKFNIAFDGAGRIGALEDTNDVGFQAVDVTDGHGVAPGVWFRLALGGITGHKDFARDTGVIVAPEEAIEVADKILRVYIDHGDRTNRTKARLKYLLDAWGFEKFLAAVEEKLGRPLTRAPADAIAPRPRQDRAAHIGVHPQKQAGLNWLGVVLPLGRLTAAQARGLARIAHEFGDGGLRLTVWQNVLITGVADVRVADAVAAVDALGLTMQATPIRAGLVACTGAAGCRFAASDTKRHAAAIADHCETAAPMDTPVNIHLTGCHHSCAQHYIGDVGLIGARVPVSDDGDTVEGYHILVGGGFAEEAGLARELYQNVKADDAPRMVAKILRAYRRRRAQETETFVAFARRHDIESLRRMAEEDALP from the coding sequence ATGTCCGCAGATTTCACGCTCGACCAGAAGCGCTATCTCGAAGGCTTCGCCGCGGGCCTGTCGGCGCGCAGCGCCAAGACCGCCGTCGCGACGCGTCCCATCGGACCGGACGCCGCGCATTTCGAGGCGCAGGATCGCGCCGCCGCGCATGGCAAGCTCGTCGATCAGGAGAAATGGAAGCGCGAGGAACATCCCTTCGACGCCTGGCCGCGTCTCGTCGCGCAGGCGCGCGACAACGCCGCGCCAAAGCCCGCCGATAATTTCCGCTGGCGCTATTACGGGCTCTTCTACGTCGCCCCGACGCAGGACGCCTACATGTGTCGGCTGCGCATCCCCAATGGCCTACTCACCCACTGGCAGCTCGCCGGCCTTGGGGATCTTTCGGAACAATGCGGCGGCGGCTATCTCCATGTCACGACGCGCGCCAATGTGCAGATCCGCGAGATCGCGGCCCGCGATGCGGCGGCGATGGTCGAGGCGGTGCAGGATCTGGGGCTGTGGAGCAAGGGCGCCGGCGCCGACAATATCCGCAACATCACCGGCACGCCGACGGCTGGCGTCGATCCGCAGGAGCTTCTCGACACCCGCCCCTATGCGCGCGCGATGCATCATCACATTCTCAATGACCGCTCGCTCGCCGGCCTGCCGCGCAAATTCAACATCGCCTTCGACGGCGCCGGGCGCATCGGCGCGCTCGAAGATACGAATGATGTCGGCTTTCAGGCTGTGGACGTGACAGACGGACATGGCGTCGCGCCCGGCGTCTGGTTCCGCCTCGCGCTGGGCGGGATCACCGGCCACAAGGATTTCGCCCGCGACACCGGCGTCATCGTTGCGCCAGAAGAAGCCATCGAGGTCGCGGACAAAATCCTGCGCGTTTACATCGATCACGGCGACCGCACCAATCGGACGAAGGCGCGGCTGAAATATCTGCTCGACGCCTGGGGCTTCGAGAAATTCCTCGCCGCTGTCGAGGAAAAGCTCGGCCGTCCGCTCACGCGCGCGCCGGCCGACGCCATTGCGCCCCGGCCGCGTCAGGACCGCGCAGCGCATATCGGCGTCCATCCACAAAAGCAGGCAGGCCTGAACTGGCTCGGCGTCGTCCTGCCGCTCGGGCGGCTGACAGCGGCGCAAGCGCGGGGCCTTGCGCGCATCGCGCATGAATTTGGCGATGGCGGCCTGCGGCTCACGGTCTGGCAGAATGTGCTGATCACCGGCGTGGCGGACGTCCGCGTCGCCGACGCCGTCGCGGCGGTCGACGCTCTGGGCCTCACGATGCAGGCCACGCCGATCCGCGCCGGACTTGTCGCCTGCACGGGCGCCGCCGGTTGTCGCTTCGCCGCCTCCGACACGAAGCGCCATGCGGCGGCGATCGCCGATCATTGCGAGACGGCGGCGCCGATGGACACGCCGGTGAATATCCACCTCACCGGCTGCCATCACTCCTGCGCGCAGCATTACATTGGCGACGTCGGCCTCATCGGCGCGCGCGTGCCGGTCAGCGACGACGGCGACACGGTCGAGGGCTATCACATTCTGGTTGGCGGCGGCTTCGCGGAGGAAGCCGGCCTCGCACGCGAGCTCTATCAGAACGTGAAGGCCGACGACGCGCCGCGCATGGTGGCGAAAATCCTGCGCGCCTATCGGCGCCGACGGGCGCAGGAAACCGAGACCTTCGTCGCCTTCGCGCGGCGCCACGACATCGAAAGTCTGCGCCGCATGGCTGAAGAGGATGCGCTGCCATGA
- a CDS encoding sulfite reductase subunit alpha — protein sequence MNDLVRPMDLIPESAPFSPEQRSWLNGFFSGLVLPETGGVTPLSPQENAAVLGGDPADDGEAPWHDQTLALDARMALAAGRPLRRRMMAAMAQQDCGQCGYTCETYADALAEGRDARLNLCAPGGKDTARMLKTLAAESKGAPAPAATTTMTPTTTAAPGTTRDTPARAILLSRRRLNREGSAKETWHVEFDLSASDLSYRAGDSFGIFPRNEPGLVDQIIAMLGASHVTPVRGRTLREVLLSDVSLSPAPDRLFELLSFLTGGATRDRARRLAQGEDPDGDAAQLDVLATLQKFPQARPHPEAFVEALDPLQPRLYSISSSPRAAPGRLSLTVDAVRYVVGRRKRLGVASTFLAERLAPGETLPVYVQAAHGFALPENPATPIIMIGPGTGVAPFRAFLQERAAIGAQGKNWLFYGHQRAAHDFFYADEFEAMKATGLLTRLSLAWSRDGAEKFYVQDRMRQAGREIWAWLAEGAHLYVCGDASRMAKDVERTLVDIVAEFGARSADEAIAYVAGLRKAGRYQQDVY from the coding sequence ATGAACGATCTTGTCCGCCCGATGGACCTCATTCCCGAGAGCGCGCCCTTCTCGCCCGAGCAGCGCAGTTGGCTCAATGGCTTCTTCTCTGGCCTCGTGCTGCCGGAGACAGGCGGCGTCACGCCGCTTTCCCCACAGGAGAACGCCGCCGTGCTCGGCGGCGATCCGGCCGACGACGGCGAGGCGCCCTGGCACGATCAGACGCTTGCGCTCGACGCGCGCATGGCGCTTGCGGCCGGGCGCCCGTTGCGTCGCCGCATGATGGCGGCGATGGCGCAGCAGGATTGCGGCCAGTGCGGCTACACCTGCGAGACCTACGCCGATGCGCTGGCGGAGGGGCGTGACGCGCGGCTCAATCTGTGCGCGCCGGGCGGCAAGGACACGGCGCGGATGCTGAAGACCCTCGCCGCCGAAAGCAAGGGCGCGCCCGCGCCGGCGGCAACGACGACGATGACGCCGACAACGACCGCGGCGCCGGGTACGACGCGCGACACGCCGGCGCGGGCGATCCTTCTCTCTCGCCGCCGGCTCAATCGCGAGGGTTCCGCCAAGGAGACCTGGCACGTCGAATTCGATCTGTCGGCCAGCGATCTCAGCTATCGCGCCGGCGACAGTTTCGGCATTTTCCCGCGCAACGAGCCGGGCCTCGTCGATCAGATCATCGCCATGCTTGGCGCCTCGCATGTGACGCCCGTACGCGGCCGGACGCTGCGAGAGGTTCTGCTGAGCGACGTCTCGCTGTCGCCTGCGCCCGACCGGCTCTTCGAACTCCTTTCGTTCCTGACCGGCGGCGCGACGCGCGATCGGGCGCGACGTCTCGCGCAAGGCGAGGACCCGGACGGCGATGCGGCGCAACTCGACGTGCTCGCGACCCTGCAGAAATTCCCCCAGGCGCGGCCGCACCCGGAAGCCTTCGTCGAAGCGCTCGATCCCCTGCAACCGCGGCTCTATTCCATCTCTTCGTCGCCCAGGGCGGCGCCCGGGCGCCTGTCGCTCACGGTCGATGCGGTGCGCTATGTCGTGGGCCGGCGCAAGCGGCTCGGCGTCGCCTCGACCTTCCTCGCGGAACGGTTGGCGCCGGGTGAGACGCTTCCCGTCTATGTGCAGGCCGCGCATGGTTTCGCCCTGCCGGAAAACCCCGCGACGCCGATCATCATGATTGGCCCCGGCACCGGCGTGGCGCCGTTTCGCGCCTTCCTGCAGGAGCGCGCGGCGATTGGCGCGCAGGGGAAAAACTGGCTCTTCTACGGGCATCAGCGCGCGGCCCATGATTTCTTCTATGCCGATGAGTTCGAGGCCATGAAAGCCACGGGTTTGCTGACGCGACTCTCGCTCGCCTGGTCGCGCGACGGCGCGGAGAAGTTTTACGTGCAGGACCGCATGCGTCAGGCCGGGCGCGAGATATGGGCCTGGCTCGCGGAAGGCGCGCATCTCTATGTCTGCGGCGACGCGAGCCGCATGGCCAAGGACGTCGAGCGCACGCTCGTCGATATCGTCGCCGAATTCGGCGCGCGCAGCGCCGACGAGGCGATCGCCTATGTCGCGGGCCTCAGGAAGGCCGGGCGCTATCAGCAGGATGTCTATTGA
- a CDS encoding nitrate reductase, producing the protein MFEEPMTSEGATGVETTPPRATAPTRTTCPYCGVGCGVLATPDGAGGAEIAGDPNHPANFGRLCSKGTALGETLGLDGRLLHPMRRQADGSFARVSWDSALDEIAGRLASIVARDGPDAVAFYLSGQLLTEDYYVANKLMKGFIGSANVDTNSRLCMASAVAGHKRAFGADVVPGCYEDLDLADLIVLVGSNAAWCHPVLYRRIMRNRETRGAKLVVIDTRQTASTEDADLFLQIAPGGDQALFSGLLAHLAATGAVDADFVAQHTSGFDFALDAARRLAPDAASTARLTGLAESDVSAFFALFAETPRVVTAFSQGVNQSAQGTDKTNAILNCHLATGRIGRTGAGPFSLTGQPNAMGGREVGGLANTLAAHMGFEPESIERVGRFWRAPRMATQEGLKAVQMFDAVAKGKIKALWIAGTNPAASLPDADAVREALGGLELLIVSDNVRLTDTIGGGAHILLPAQAWGEKSGTVTNSERRISRQRAFLAPPGETRPDWAIFADVGRRMGFDGFSFSSAAAVFAEHAALSAFENAGARAFDIGGLAQLSESAYAALEPTQWPVRHGEAKGRARLFAEGGFCTPARRAHFAAPATPRLAEALTPDFPLRLNTGRVRDQWHTMTRSGASVRLANHTLEPYVDIHPDDAATAHVVDNGFARVATARGACVLRVRVTARQARGQLFAPIHWTDQTAAQARIGALVGPHVDPVSGQPESKATPAAIAPHAFARQGFLLSRHPLTPPGRAWWARAAIRKGFGYLLASDADNLEWIEALRSLAPHAEAVEFCDAARGLYRAALFADDRIELLLALGPTPVSWEPWLDFFAAEHLPPGPRFAFLSQGTRAGGGDASPVVCACHNVSAAKIEAAISEGCQDATQIGAVLRAGTNCGSCLPEIRRMLAQAGRPPS; encoded by the coding sequence ATGTTCGAGGAGCCGATGACAAGCGAGGGGGCGACTGGCGTGGAGACGACGCCGCCACGCGCGACCGCCCCGACTCGCACGACCTGTCCCTATTGCGGCGTCGGCTGCGGCGTCCTCGCGACGCCAGACGGGGCGGGCGGCGCGGAGATCGCCGGCGATCCGAACCATCCCGCCAATTTCGGACGCCTGTGCTCGAAGGGAACAGCGCTCGGCGAAACGCTGGGGCTCGACGGACGGCTGCTCCATCCGATGCGCCGTCAAGCCGATGGAAGCTTCGCACGCGTCTCGTGGGATTCGGCGCTCGATGAAATTGCCGGGCGTCTTGCGTCGATCGTCGCGCGCGATGGACCGGACGCGGTCGCCTTCTATCTCTCGGGCCAGTTGCTGACGGAGGATTATTACGTCGCCAACAAGCTGATGAAGGGCTTCATCGGCTCGGCCAATGTCGACACCAATTCCCGCCTGTGCATGGCCTCGGCGGTCGCCGGACACAAGCGCGCCTTTGGGGCCGATGTGGTTCCGGGCTGCTACGAGGATCTCGATCTCGCCGATCTCATCGTGCTTGTCGGCTCCAACGCCGCCTGGTGTCATCCGGTGCTCTACCGACGCATCATGCGCAATCGCGAGACGCGCGGCGCGAAACTGGTCGTGATCGACACGCGCCAAACGGCGAGCACGGAAGACGCCGATCTTTTCCTCCAGATCGCGCCGGGCGGAGATCAGGCGCTGTTCTCCGGCCTGCTCGCGCATCTCGCGGCGACGGGCGCCGTCGATGCAGATTTCGTCGCGCAGCATACGTCGGGGTTCGATTTCGCGCTCGACGCCGCGCGCCGGCTCGCGCCAGACGCGGCGTCGACGGCGCGCCTGACCGGGCTTGCGGAAAGCGACGTTTCGGCCTTCTTTGCGCTCTTCGCGGAGACGCCGCGCGTCGTCACGGCCTTCTCGCAGGGCGTCAATCAATCGGCGCAGGGAACCGACAAGACCAACGCCATTCTCAACTGCCATCTCGCCACGGGGCGGATCGGCAGAACCGGCGCCGGCCCGTTTTCGCTGACGGGCCAACCCAACGCCATGGGCGGACGCGAGGTCGGCGGTCTCGCCAATACGCTCGCCGCGCATATGGGATTCGAGCCGGAGTCCATCGAGCGGGTCGGTCGTTTCTGGCGCGCGCCGCGCATGGCGACGCAGGAAGGCCTCAAGGCCGTGCAGATGTTCGACGCCGTCGCGAAGGGAAAGATCAAGGCGCTCTGGATCGCCGGCACGAATCCGGCCGCCTCGCTCCCGGACGCCGACGCCGTTCGGGAGGCGCTCGGCGGGCTCGAGCTTCTCATCGTTTCGGACAATGTCCGCCTCACCGACACCATCGGCGGCGGCGCGCATATTCTGCTCCCCGCCCAGGCCTGGGGCGAGAAGAGCGGGACGGTCACCAATTCGGAGCGGCGCATCTCACGCCAGCGCGCCTTTCTCGCGCCGCCCGGAGAGACGCGCCCCGACTGGGCGATTTTCGCGGACGTCGGTCGACGCATGGGGTTCGATGGCTTTTCCTTCTCCTCCGCGGCGGCGGTTTTCGCCGAACATGCGGCGCTCTCCGCTTTCGAGAACGCGGGCGCCAGGGCTTTCGACATCGGCGGGCTGGCGCAATTGAGCGAAAGCGCCTATGCGGCGCTCGAGCCGACGCAATGGCCGGTCCGGCATGGCGAGGCGAAGGGCCGCGCGCGGCTTTTCGCCGAAGGCGGCTTCTGCACGCCGGCAAGGCGCGCGCATTTCGCCGCGCCCGCGACGCCGCGTCTCGCAGAGGCGCTCACGCCCGACTTCCCCCTGCGCTTGAACACCGGGCGCGTTCGTGACCAGTGGCACACCATGACGCGCAGCGGCGCGAGCGTGCGCCTCGCCAACCATACGCTTGAACCTTACGTCGATATTCATCCAGACGACGCCGCGACGGCCCATGTCGTCGACAACGGCTTTGCGCGCGTCGCGACGGCGCGCGGCGCCTGCGTCCTGCGCGTGCGCGTCACGGCGCGGCAGGCCAGGGGCCAGCTTTTCGCGCCCATCCACTGGACCGACCAGACGGCGGCGCAGGCGCGGATCGGCGCGCTCGTCGGGCCGCATGTCGATCCCGTTTCGGGACAGCCGGAGTCCAAGGCGACTCCGGCGGCCATTGCGCCGCACGCCTTCGCCCGACAGGGCTTCCTGCTCTCGCGACATCCGTTGACCCCGCCGGGCCGCGCATGGTGGGCGCGCGCCGCGATCCGCAAGGGGTTCGGCTATCTGCTCGCGAGCGATGCGGACAATCTGGAATGGATCGAGGCGCTTCGAAGCCTGGCGCCGCACGCGGAGGCGGTGGAATTCTGCGACGCGGCGCGGGGCCTGTATCGTGCAGCGCTGTTCGCGGACGATCGGATCGAGCTCCTGCTGGCGCTTGGTCCGACGCCGGTTTCATGGGAGCCCTGGCTCGATTTTTTCGCGGCGGAACATTTGCCGCCGGGACCCCGCTTCGCATTTCTTTCGCAAGGGACTCGCGCCGGCGGCGGAGACGCCAGCCCCGTCGTTTGCGCCTGCCACAACGTAAGCGCGGCGAAGATCGAGGCGGCGATTTCGGAGGGCTGTCAGGACGCGACGCAGATCGGCGCGGTTCTGCGCGCCGGAACCAATTGCGGTTCCTGCCTTCCCGAAATCCGTCGCATGCTGGCGCAGGCTGGGCGCCCGCCCTCGTGA
- a CDS encoding acetate/propionate family kinase yields MTSIAVVNAGSSSIKFAVFDAAAQPVLRLRGQVEGIGATPRAKLVDAEGGVLAQEAPQPDGFDHVAATQTMIRVAGPFLEGRDLFAMGHRVVHGGADYAAPVRVTDAVLDRLATLIPLAPLHQPHNLAVIRAMRALRPDLPQIACFDTAFHRSQPPIAQAFAIPRKYSEAGVKRYGFHGVSYQYVTGKLVEIAPHLAQGRVIVAHLGNGASLCAVRDGRSVASTMGFTAVDGLVMGTRCGALDPGVLIHMMDQYGMGARELEDLIYRQSGLLGVSGLSADMRALRAAAAPEAREAIALFVYRIQREIGSLAAALGGLDALVFTGGIGENDAATRAEVVAGCAWLGLVLDAEANGRGDIQISAADSAVAVLTIPTNEELEIARSAQRIACA; encoded by the coding sequence ATGACCAGCATCGCCGTCGTCAACGCGGGATCGTCCAGCATCAAATTCGCGGTCTTCGATGCGGCGGCTCAGCCGGTCCTGCGGCTGCGGGGCCAGGTCGAGGGCATTGGCGCCACGCCGCGGGCGAAACTCGTGGATGCGGAGGGCGGCGTCCTCGCGCAGGAGGCGCCGCAACCGGACGGTTTCGATCACGTCGCCGCGACGCAGACCATGATCCGCGTCGCCGGACCCTTTCTCGAAGGGCGTGACCTTTTCGCGATGGGCCACCGCGTCGTGCATGGCGGCGCCGACTATGCCGCGCCGGTTCGTGTGACGGACGCCGTTCTCGACAGGCTGGCGACGCTCATCCCGCTGGCGCCGTTGCATCAGCCGCATAATCTCGCCGTCATCCGCGCCATGCGCGCGCTGCGCCCTGACCTGCCGCAGATCGCCTGTTTCGATACGGCCTTTCACCGCAGCCAGCCGCCCATCGCGCAGGCCTTCGCCATTCCCCGCAAATATTCGGAGGCGGGCGTGAAGCGTTATGGCTTTCATGGCGTCTCCTATCAATATGTGACGGGCAAGCTCGTGGAGATCGCGCCGCATCTTGCGCAAGGCCGCGTGATCGTCGCGCATCTCGGCAATGGCGCGAGTCTCTGCGCCGTGCGCGACGGCCGCAGCGTCGCGAGCACGATGGGCTTCACCGCCGTTGATGGTCTCGTGATGGGAACGCGCTGCGGCGCGCTCGATCCCGGCGTGCTCATTCACATGATGGACCAGTATGGCATGGGCGCGCGGGAGCTGGAGGATCTGATCTATCGCCAGTCCGGCCTGCTCGGCGTCTCCGGCCTTTCGGCCGACATGCGCGCCCTGCGCGCCGCCGCCGCGCCGGAAGCAAGAGAAGCGATTGCGCTGTTCGTCTATCGTATCCAGCGCGAGATCGGCTCGCTCGCGGCCGCGCTCGGCGGGCTCGACGCGCTCGTCTTCACCGGCGGGATCGGCGAGAACGACGCCGCGACGCGCGCCGAAGTCGTGGCTGGTTGCGCATGGCTCGGCCTTGTGCTCGACGCGGAGGCGAACGGGCGGGGAGATATTCAGATTTCCGCAGCCGACTCTGCCGTAGCGGTGCTGACCATTCCCACGAATGAGGAACTCGAAATCGCCCGGAGCGCGCAACGGATCGCCTGCGCGTAA
- a CDS encoding 2'-deoxycytidine 5'-triphosphate deaminase, giving the protein MGGVLSSRQIAAMAEAGAIRVAAPLASGQIQPASLDLRLGPKAFRVRASFLPGRDRGVRDILSAFAYDEMSLEGDGAILERGCVYVVPLLESLALPADVSGAANPKSSTGRLDIFTRLITDRGERFDEVEPGYTGPLYAEVSPRSFSVRARVGSRLNQLRFRARPAGEGQGAQALTDAALAELHARAPLVDGELNLRDGVVLRVALGAETFGGIVGYRAQKHTDVIDVDRVGAYRVDDYWDRLPARDGRLILDPGDFYILASRERLAIPSDLAAEMAPMDAAIGEFRVHYAGFFDPGFGAGADGRPAARAVLEVRSREVPFVLEDGQYIGRLVYEGMAETPGALYGEGGVSNYQGQGLKLAKHFKTPTP; this is encoded by the coding sequence ATGGGTGGCGTGCTCTCCAGCCGGCAGATTGCGGCGATGGCCGAGGCCGGCGCGATCCGCGTCGCCGCGCCACTCGCCAGTGGGCAGATTCAGCCGGCGAGCCTCGATCTGCGGCTCGGTCCCAAGGCCTTCCGCGTGCGCGCCAGCTTCCTGCCCGGTCGCGACCGCGGGGTGCGGGATATTCTCTCGGCCTTCGCCTATGACGAGATGTCGCTGGAGGGCGACGGGGCGATTCTGGAGCGCGGCTGCGTCTATGTCGTGCCGCTGTTGGAGAGTCTCGCGCTGCCGGCCGACGTCTCGGGGGCGGCCAATCCGAAAAGCTCGACGGGGCGGCTGGATATCTTCACCCGGCTCATCACCGACCGGGGCGAGCGCTTCGACGAGGTGGAGCCGGGTTACACGGGGCCGCTCTATGCGGAGGTCTCGCCGCGCAGCTTCTCGGTGCGGGCGCGGGTGGGGTCGCGGCTGAACCAGCTCCGCTTCCGCGCGCGGCCGGCGGGCGAGGGGCAGGGCGCCCAGGCGCTCACCGACGCCGCGCTCGCCGAGTTGCATGCGCGCGCGCCCCTCGTCGACGGCGAGCTCAATCTGCGTGACGGCGTGGTTCTGCGGGTGGCGCTCGGCGCGGAGACCTTCGGGGGAATCGTCGGCTATCGGGCGCAGAAACATACGGACGTCATCGACGTCGACCGTGTCGGCGCCTATCGCGTCGATGATTATTGGGACAGGCTGCCCGCGCGCGACGGACGCCTCATTCTCGATCCGGGCGATTTCTACATCCTCGCCTCGCGCGAACGACTTGCGATCCCCTCCGATCTCGCCGCAGAAATGGCGCCGATGGACGCCGCCATCGGCGAATTCCGCGTCCATTACGCCGGCTTCTTCGATCCCGGCTTTGGCGCCGGCGCCGATGGCCGGCCCGCCGCCCGCGCGGTGCTGGAGGTGCGCTCGCGCGAGGTGCCCTTCGTGCTGGAGGATGGCCAATATATCGGCCGCCTTGTTTATGAGGGCATGGCCGAAACGCCGGGCGCGCTCTACGGCGAAGGCGGCGTCTCCAATTATCAGGGACAGGGCCTCAAGCTCGCGAAGCATTTCAAGACGCCGACGCCATGA
- a CDS encoding type III secretion system chaperone, whose protein sequence is MPELSRLTETIAESAKYEDSIVTVLQTGDAAWQVEFEDVSIELEFDADSGRLVLTGILGVPTPERRLAVFETLLSYALLWRETGFLRVGLGGADGALVLIADSGADGLLPAALAAMLGDFAEKIRVWRDFTVSETSVSAPAPALAVDLHSFVRIWA, encoded by the coding sequence GTGCCAGAACTGTCACGCCTGACTGAAACAATCGCCGAAAGCGCAAAATATGAGGACAGCATTGTAACTGTGCTGCAAACCGGCGACGCGGCCTGGCAAGTCGAGTTCGAGGACGTCTCCATCGAACTGGAGTTCGACGCGGACTCCGGCCGCCTCGTCCTCACCGGCATATTGGGCGTTCCGACGCCCGAGAGGCGCCTCGCCGTGTTCGAGACGCTGCTCAGCTACGCCCTGCTCTGGCGCGAAACCGGCTTCCTGCGTGTGGGTCTCGGCGGCGCCGACGGCGCGCTGGTGCTGATCGCCGACTCGGGCGCCGATGGACTGCTGCCCGCCGCGCTTGCCGCGATGCTGGGAGATTTCGCCGAAAAGATCCGGGTCTGGCGCGACTTTACCGTGTCCGAAACCTCCGTCTCCGCCCCCGCCCCCGCTCTAGCGGTCGATCTGCACAGCTTTGTCCGCATCTGGGCCTGA